The Streptomyces sp. NBC_00775 genome includes the window AAGCGTCCCCAAAGGGGCGCGGGGCGGTGACATCATGCGGCTCCGCCGCGTGGGCGCGACCAGCCCCCACTCACCCGCGGCCGAAGAACCACCCGCAGCATTCCGGCTCCCCCCAGCGGAGCGCTACCGTATCTTGATCACCATGCCGACCAGCCCTTCCGCCAGTCCGCTACCAGCGCCCCGCACGGAACCCGACGGTTCAGCCGTCATCCGGGTCCTCAGCTACAACATCCGCTCCATGCGCGACGACACCGCCGCACTCGCCCGCGTGATCACCGCCTGCGAACCGGACCTCGTCCTGATCCAAGAGGCCCCCCGCTTCTTCCGCTGGCGCAAGAAACTGGCAAGGCTCGCGGCCGCCTCCGGCCAGGTCATCCTCTCCGGCGGCGCCACGGCGGCCGGCCCCGCCCTCCTCTGCTCCCTGCGCGCCACGGTCGAGCGCACCGAGGACGTCCTGCTCCCGCTCACCCCCGGCCAGCACCGCCGCGGCTTCGCCACCGCGGTCGTCCGCTTCGGAGGCGCCCGCCTCGGCGTCCTGAGCTGCCACCTCTCGCTGCGGCAGGACGAGCGGTACGAGCAGGGCGGCATGCTCCTCGACCGACTCGCTGGCCTCGGCACCCGGTACGCCGTCGCGGGCGGCGACCTCAACGACCGCCCCGACGGGCGCACCTTCAAGCGCCTCGCCGCCGCCCTCCAGGACGGCTGGGCGACCCACCCGTGGGGCGCGGAGAACACCTCCGCGCACACCAATCCCCACCAGCGCATCGACGCCATCTTCGCGACTGAGGGCGTGGAGGTCCTGGGGTGCGGGGTGCCGGTGGGTCTCCCGGGCGTGACGGAGACAGACCTGAGGGCGGCCACGGACCACCTGCCGGTCCTGGCCGCCCTCAGAGTGCCCGCGTCCTGAGGCGGCGGGTCAGACCACCGCGCCCCGCCCCGGATCGTCCCCGTCCTCGTCGTCGGTCTTCATACGTGCCACCAGCGTGGCGAAGCCGCCGACGAAGCCGCCGATGCTGACGGTGGCGAGCCACCAGGTCATCTCCCAGCTGAGGAGGACGGCCAGCAGGAGCAGGATGGGTCCGCCGATGACACCGAGCCAGGCGAACTTGGCGGTGGTGTCGGCCTCCGGCAGCGGGGGCGGCTCGGGCGGTACGAAGTGGCCCTCGTCGTCCTCGTCGAAGTCGTCCTCGGTGGGCTCGGGCGCCTGGTAGTCGCGCGGGCCCCCGACACCGGGTGCGAAGGCGATCGAGCTGCCGAGGGCCTTGCCCCCGGATCCGGACTCGGAACCGGAGCCGGAGCTGGAACCGGAGTCGGATCCGTCCCCGGACTCAGCAGCGTCCTTGATGTCCCTGCTATCCCCGTTGCCGCTGTTGCCGCCGTCGCCCCTGCCGCTCTTGTTGCCGCGGCCGGTCCCGTTGTCGCCGCCGTCGGTCCCGTCGTTCGTCTCCGGGTCGAGGAGCGCCAGGTCCTCGATCGACTTGAACGGTTTAGCGCCGGGCGGGTCCGGCGGCTCCTCGCCGTACCCGGCGACGATCGCCTGCCACGCGGCGTCCTCGTCGAAGGGCACGCTCTGCTCCTCCCCGAGAGTCGCGTCGAGAGTCGCGTCGAGAGGCTCACCGAGAGTCCCGTCGACGGACCCGTCGAGGGGCTCGCCGAGAGGTACGCCCTTCTCCTCGGAGTCGCCGCGCTCCGCGTCGTGCTCAGCCACCGGTGGCCGTCCCTTCCTGCTGACCCACCTGACCCGCGTCGGACTCCTTGCCGACGCCGGGCGCGAGCCGGGCGATGAACGCGTAGCTCTCCTCGAAGATCCGGTCCGCGTCGTGGTCCAACGTCGCGACGTGGTAGCTCTGTTCCAGCAGGATCTCCGTCACGTCCGTGGACGACACCCGGCTGAGGACGCGCGCCGAGTCGGCGGGGGACACCACATGGTCCTGGAGGCTGTGCAGCAGCAATATCGGCTGGGTGACCTGCGGCAGATCGGCGTCGACGACCCCGAGGAGGTTCCGCAACGACTGCGCGGCGTGCAGCGGCACCCGGTCGTACCCGACCTCGTCCGCACCCTCCTTCGCGATGTCGCTCACGATTCCCTTGACCGACCGCACGAAGTGCCGGAGCACCGGGAGGGCGTGCGCGGCCGGACCATGCACCTTGTTCAGCGGGTTGACGACCACGATGCCGCTGACCTCGTCACCGTGCTTGGCCGCCAGCCGCAGGGTCAGCGCGGCGCCCATGGAGAGCCCGAAGACGAACACCTGAGTGCACCGGTCCCGCAGGGCGCGAAGCTCGCGGTCCAGCTCCGCGTACCAGTCCTGCCAGCCGGTGAGCTGCATGTCCTCCCAGCGCGTGCCGTGTCCCGGCAGCAGCGGCAGCGCCACGGTCAGGCCGCGCTCGGCGAGATACTCCGCCCAGGGTCGCAGCGACTGCGGGGACCCGGTGAAACCGTGGCAGAGAAGGACGCCGACCTCTCCGCCCTCGTGGCGGAACGGCTCGGCTCCCGGAAGGACCGGCACCTTCGGTCTCCTGTTCATGAGGCGGACGGAACGGAACCCCCGAGGCTTCGAGGCGTACTTCACCGTACGCGACCGCACTGACACCGACCAGGGTCGTCGGGTCCTTTGACGGTGCTCCGGGTTAAGGTCTGATCGACGACACAGGAGGCACTCGGTTGATCTACGGCGCTATGAAGTTTTCCATCGGAGGGCCACTGAAGCTCGCCTTCAGGCCCTGGGTGGAAGGCCTCGAGAACATCCCCGCCGAGGGCCCCGCCATTCTGGCGAGCAATCACCTGTCGTTCTCGGACTCGTTCTTCCTGCCCGCGGTCCTCGACCGCAAGGTGACCTTCATCGCGAAGGCCGAGTACTTCACGACGCCCGGCATCAAGGGCCGGATGACCGCCGCCTTCTTCAAGGGTGTCGGCCAGCTCCCGGTGGACCGCTCCGGCGCGCGCGGTGCGGGCGAGGCGGCGGTCAAGAGCGGTGTCGACGTCATCGAGCGCGGTGAGCTGTTCGGCATCTACCCGGAGGGCACGCGCTCGCCCGACGGCCGCCTCTACCGCGGCAAGCCCGGCGGCCTCGCGCGCGTGGCGCTCGCCACCGGTGCGCCCGTCATCCCGGTCGCGATGATCGACACCGAGAAGATCCAGCCTCCGGGCAAGGTGATGCCCAAGCTGATGCGCCCGGGCATCCGCATCGGCAAGCCGCTGGACTTCAGCCGGTACATCGGCATGGAGCACGACCGTTTCGTGCTCCGCGCGGTGACCGACGAGGTCATGTACGAGATCATGAAGCTCTCCGGCCAGGAGTACGTCGACATCTACGCGACGGCCGCCAAGCGGCAGATCGCGGAGGCGGCGAAGGCCGACAAGGACGCGGAGAAGGCGGCGAAGGCCGCGCTCGCGCAAGCCGAGAAGCAGGCCGCCAAGGAAGCCGAGCAGGCGGAGAAGGAACGGTCCGGCTCCTAGGCGCGTCCGTCTGGACGTGTGGGAGTGGACGGGGTGGGGGAGCGCCCCGGAGGCGAACGAGCCATAAGAGGGGGGCCATGGCGAAGCGCGAAAGAGTCATGAGGATGTCGGTCGAGCAGCCGCTGTGGCGTGCGCTCACCGCGTACCGCGTGCTGACCATGCTGTACGCGATCGGCCTGTTCGCCACCGCGTACGACAAGTTCACCCGCCCCTGGGTGGCGATCGCGTTCTACGCACTGCTGTTCGTGTGGACCCTGGCGACCCTCCCCAGGGTCGCGAACGCGGCCAGCTGCACCAAGCGGTTCCTCACCGCGGACCTCACCATCGCGCTCGCCGGCATCCTGCTCACCCGGGTCGCCGACGCCTCCTCGCGGATAGAGGCCGGCGGCCCGACCCTGCCGTCGATATGGACCGCCGGCTCCGTCCTGGCCTTCGCGATCAAGGGCGGCTGGCGCTGGGCCGCCTTCGCCTCCACGCTCGTCGCCGCCGTCAACATCGTCGAGCGCGGTGCCCCGACCCGCGACACCGTGCACAACGTGATCCTCGTCTGGGTCGCCTCCATCGCCATCGGATACGTCGTCGAGGTCGCCCGCGCCTCGGAGCTCACCCTCGCCCGCGCCCTGGAGATCGAGGCCGCCACCCGCGAACGGGAGCGCCTGGCCCGCGACATCCACGACGGCGTACTCCAGGTCCTCGCCATGGTGCAGCGGCGCGCCTCCGCGCTCGGCGGCGAGGCGGCGGAGCTGGGCCGGATGGCCGGTGAGCAGGAGGTGGCGCTGCGCACGCTGGTCTCGGGCGGCCTGGTGCCCGTCTCCAGGGTGTCCGAGGACGCCGCGCTCGGCGCCGTCGTACGCGCGGTGGAGGAGCCGGACGACGACGAGGGCTCGGCGGACCCCGTCGACCTGCGCGCCCTGCTCGCCCCGTACGCCACGGCGCGCGTCACCTTCTCCGAGCCGGGCTCCCCGGTCCCGCTTCCCCCGGCCGCCGCACGGGAGTTGGCCGCCGCCGTCGGTGCCGCCCTGGACAATGTCCGCAAGCACGTCGGCGAGGACGCCCGGGCCTGGATCCTGGTCGAGGACGAGCCGGACGAGGTGGTGGTGACCGTCCGCGACGACGGCCCCGGCATCCCGGAGGGCCGGCTCGCCCAGGCCGAGGGCGAGGGACGGCTCGGGGTGGCCCTGTCGATCCGCGGCCGGCTGCGCGACCTGGGCGGCACGGCGGAGCTGATCTCGGTCCCGGGCCAGGGCACGGAGGTCGAGCTGAAGGTACCGAAGGTTTCCCGGGGGAAGGCGGAACGGCGATGAACAAGACGGTGGGACGGCGATGACGGAGGTCAAGGACGTGGCTGGGCAGGCCCCGATCAAGGTCATGGTGGTCGACGACCACCCCATGTGGCGCGACGCCGTGGCGCGCGACCTGGCCGAGGCCGGCTTCGACGTGGTCGCCACCGCGGGGGACGGCGAGCAGGCGGTGCGCCGCGCCCAGGCCGCCGCGCCCGATGTCCTCGTGCTCGACCTGAACCTGCCCGCCAAGCCCGGCGTCCAGGTCTGCAAGGAGCTGGTCGGCGCCAACCCGGCCCTCCGTGTCCTGGTGCTGTCGGCCAGCGGCGAGCACGCGGACGTCCTGGAGGCGGTGAAGTCCGGTGCGACGGGCTACCTCCTCAAGTCGGCGTCCACGGAGGAACTGATCGACGCGGTCCGCCGCACAGCCGTCGGCGACCCGGTGTTCACGCCGGGCCTCGCGGGCCTGGTCCTCGGCGAGTACCGCCGGCTGGCCTCCGAACCGGCCTCCGCCACGGGCACCGACGAGCCCAGGGCCCCTCAACTCACCGACCGCGAGACCG containing:
- the macS gene encoding MacS family sensor histidine kinase, which encodes MAKRERVMRMSVEQPLWRALTAYRVLTMLYAIGLFATAYDKFTRPWVAIAFYALLFVWTLATLPRVANAASCTKRFLTADLTIALAGILLTRVADASSRIEAGGPTLPSIWTAGSVLAFAIKGGWRWAAFASTLVAAVNIVERGAPTRDTVHNVILVWVASIAIGYVVEVARASELTLARALEIEAATRERERLARDIHDGVLQVLAMVQRRASALGGEAAELGRMAGEQEVALRTLVSGGLVPVSRVSEDAALGAVVRAVEEPDDDEGSADPVDLRALLAPYATARVTFSEPGSPVPLPPAAARELAAAVGAALDNVRKHVGEDARAWILVEDEPDEVVVTVRDDGPGIPEGRLAQAEGEGRLGVALSIRGRLRDLGGTAELISVPGQGTEVELKVPKVSRGKAERR
- a CDS encoding endonuclease/exonuclease/phosphatase family protein, with translation MPTSPSASPLPAPRTEPDGSAVIRVLSYNIRSMRDDTAALARVITACEPDLVLIQEAPRFFRWRKKLARLAAASGQVILSGGATAAGPALLCSLRATVERTEDVLLPLTPGQHRRGFATAVVRFGGARLGVLSCHLSLRQDERYEQGGMLLDRLAGLGTRYAVAGGDLNDRPDGRTFKRLAAALQDGWATHPWGAENTSAHTNPHQRIDAIFATEGVEVLGCGVPVGLPGVTETDLRAATDHLPVLAALRVPAS
- a CDS encoding response regulator transcription factor, translating into MTEVKDVAGQAPIKVMVVDDHPMWRDAVARDLAEAGFDVVATAGDGEQAVRRAQAAAPDVLVLDLNLPAKPGVQVCKELVGANPALRVLVLSASGEHADVLEAVKSGATGYLLKSASTEELIDAVRRTAVGDPVFTPGLAGLVLGEYRRLASEPASATGTDEPRAPQLTDRETEVLRLVAKGLSYKQIAERLVISHRTVQNHVQNTLGKLQLHNRVELVRYAIERGLDEA
- a CDS encoding alpha/beta hydrolase, which gives rise to MPVLPGAEPFRHEGGEVGVLLCHGFTGSPQSLRPWAEYLAERGLTVALPLLPGHGTRWEDMQLTGWQDWYAELDRELRALRDRCTQVFVFGLSMGAALTLRLAAKHGDEVSGIVVVNPLNKVHGPAAHALPVLRHFVRSVKGIVSDIAKEGADEVGYDRVPLHAAQSLRNLLGVVDADLPQVTQPILLLHSLQDHVVSPADSARVLSRVSSTDVTEILLEQSYHVATLDHDADRIFEESYAFIARLAPGVGKESDAGQVGQQEGTATGG
- a CDS encoding lysophospholipid acyltransferase family protein is translated as MKFSIGGPLKLAFRPWVEGLENIPAEGPAILASNHLSFSDSFFLPAVLDRKVTFIAKAEYFTTPGIKGRMTAAFFKGVGQLPVDRSGARGAGEAAVKSGVDVIERGELFGIYPEGTRSPDGRLYRGKPGGLARVALATGAPVIPVAMIDTEKIQPPGKVMPKLMRPGIRIGKPLDFSRYIGMEHDRFVLRAVTDEVMYEIMKLSGQEYVDIYATAAKRQIAEAAKADKDAEKAAKAALAQAEKQAAKEAEQAEKERSGS